The following are from one region of the Phycisphaeraceae bacterium genome:
- a CDS encoding SDR family oxidoreductase — MTDHGSETDTPTSQPLTEPKPPFARQHQDSPGLESELDPLPRWKGDRYLAAGKLKGQAALITGGDSGIGRAVAYFFAREGADVMITCLPEERSDAEAVRDSVHRLGRCCHIAEGDLRENAFCEEVVYKTLDSFGRLDILVHNAAWQNRKRIEELNEDELDRTLKVNVYAYLRLARTAAPHMKPGGSIIATGSIVGLNGSERLADYGASKGAIHSITRCLAQELVEKQIRVNCVAPGPVWTPLNPSDSGLDARDIVEFGRKTGSSPMKRPAQPEEIAPAFVFLASNADSSFVNGVVLPITGGEN; from the coding sequence ATGACTGATCACGGTTCGGAGACCGACACACCCACCAGCCAGCCCCTCACCGAGCCGAAGCCGCCGTTCGCGCGACAGCATCAGGACTCGCCCGGGCTGGAGTCGGAGCTGGATCCGCTGCCGCGATGGAAGGGCGATCGGTATCTGGCGGCGGGAAAGTTGAAGGGGCAGGCGGCGCTGATCACGGGGGGCGATTCGGGGATAGGGCGCGCCGTCGCGTATTTCTTCGCCCGTGAAGGCGCCGACGTGATGATCACCTGCCTTCCGGAGGAGCGAAGCGACGCGGAAGCTGTTCGGGATTCGGTCCACAGGCTCGGGCGCTGCTGCCACATCGCGGAAGGCGACCTGCGCGAAAACGCGTTCTGTGAGGAGGTTGTGTACAAGACACTCGACAGCTTTGGCCGGCTGGACATCCTCGTTCACAACGCGGCGTGGCAGAACCGCAAGCGGATCGAGGAGCTCAACGAGGATGAGCTCGACAGGACCCTGAAGGTGAATGTGTACGCGTACCTGCGTCTCGCGAGGACCGCGGCGCCCCACATGAAGCCCGGAGGTTCGATCATCGCGACGGGCTCTATCGTGGGACTCAACGGATCGGAACGGCTCGCGGACTACGGCGCGAGCAAGGGCGCCATCCATTCGATCACGCGTTGCCTCGCGCAGGAACTGGTCGAGAAACAGATCCGCGTGAATTGCGTGGCGCCGGGCCCGGTGTGGACGCCGCTGAATCCCTCCGACAGCGGGCTCGATGCGAGGGACATCGTGGAATTCGGGCGAAAGACGGGATCATCTCCGATGAAGCGCCCGGCACAGCCGGAAGAGATCGCGCCCGCCTTCGTGTTCCTCGCCTCCAATGCCGACTCGAGCTTTGTGAACGGCGTCGTGCTTCCGATCACCGGGGGCGAGAACTGA
- a CDS encoding protein kinase produces MIDDLQRRAHEIFLAAIDEEPDERPMLVTHACAGNDALRTAVDRLLCALEDTAHFLETPALGAPPSHRAAPEPLAPDAIPGYRVLGVLGVGGMATVYEAEQQKPRRRVALKVMHRSLTHTSSIHRFHFEAEVLARLRHPNIAQVYEVGVFTDSTGRSSPYFAMEFIDNARPITEAARADAIPLRDRMRMFAEVCDAVQHGHQVGVIHRDLKPSNILVDHRGAPKIIDFGVARSVLSDSERITTISDRGQILGTLNSMSPEQCAGADRVDTRSDVYSLGVVLYELLTGRPPYDLSGKSIPEAIAAIQAHDPPRPGVINPEARGDAEAIVLMAMDKDPKRRYQGADALAADIRRFLAFKTIQASLPTPWRRAALFARRHKVVAGAIALSAATLLISSALIAAFGYSSWRESLRRAEAERVALAERDTALRQTYAASLASAFLAYRANEFSQARQHLDRAPLSHRGWEWDLVNAFADTGEIVVEAHDDQVLDMALGASARRIATVSRDGTAAIWDADGGQRIARLALDSIPLSVAITDDARAVYIGCEDGSVREWNPGADPPARVIAAHAAGVHRVSLANNGLLAATSLDGVASLRHVGAPERSRVVPGLPGGVEHAVFFPDPARLLVAGRAGDLLVLRTESLEPELTLSLGARIEAIAIAADGRTLAAGGGEGHIRVWDADTGETRAEDPGVYDISTVRSLALTPDGSSIFIGRVNRTMAEWRMASSQSRRYMLTGHDEAVASLAYDALAHQVVSASWDRTLRLWPLTELTAPGAMMNLPRARDHLLAVAFSPGGDMLASSGRDNVIHVFEPLTTRSLAALRGHTDAVYDISFSPDGTIIASSSLDATVRLWSARNAEPLATLEGPGGPVWTIAFSPTGDRLFAAGSAGVVASWDLPSMTPSRSFRAHDDRIIKLVVSPDGATLATCVRDGTVALWDARSGALLHTLTGHRSDVFGAVFSRDGARLYTGSRDQTVRVWDVATGESLHTLSCRGHFITSLDITPDGARLAAGSWYGEIMLWDLSTHERVLSFAWSSLAIRDMSFSPRDKFLVTAGHAGALMRFNAAPHADRYAAHSRALAAWDDANSKAADSALPPRAAPEEIDAFIDQRAGSEDERRWLRLAVLRRLALDAAQR; encoded by the coding sequence ATGATCGATGACCTCCAGCGCCGCGCGCACGAGATCTTTCTCGCCGCGATCGACGAAGAACCCGACGAGCGCCCCATGCTCGTCACCCACGCCTGCGCAGGCAACGACGCCCTCCGCACCGCCGTCGACAGACTGCTCTGCGCCCTCGAGGACACCGCCCACTTCCTCGAGACCCCGGCGCTCGGCGCGCCGCCCTCGCACCGCGCCGCCCCCGAGCCGCTCGCCCCCGACGCGATCCCCGGCTACCGCGTCCTCGGCGTGCTCGGCGTGGGGGGGATGGCCACCGTCTACGAGGCCGAGCAGCAGAAGCCGCGCCGGCGCGTCGCGCTCAAGGTGATGCACCGCTCCCTCACGCACACGTCGAGCATCCATCGATTCCACTTCGAAGCCGAGGTCCTCGCGCGCCTCCGGCACCCCAACATCGCGCAGGTCTACGAGGTCGGCGTCTTCACCGACTCGACCGGCCGGTCCTCGCCCTACTTCGCCATGGAGTTCATCGACAACGCGCGCCCGATCACCGAAGCCGCCCGGGCGGACGCCATCCCCCTGCGCGACCGGATGCGGATGTTCGCCGAGGTCTGCGACGCCGTCCAGCACGGCCACCAGGTCGGCGTTATCCACCGAGACCTCAAGCCCAGCAACATCCTCGTCGATCATCGCGGTGCGCCCAAGATCATCGACTTCGGCGTCGCGCGATCCGTGCTCTCCGACAGCGAGCGCATCACCACGATCTCCGATCGGGGGCAGATCCTCGGCACGCTCAACTCCATGAGCCCCGAGCAGTGCGCCGGCGCCGACCGCGTCGACACCCGCTCGGATGTCTACTCGCTGGGCGTCGTCCTCTACGAGCTGCTCACCGGGCGCCCGCCCTACGACCTCAGCGGCAAGTCCATCCCCGAAGCGATCGCCGCCATTCAGGCGCATGACCCGCCGCGCCCCGGCGTCATCAACCCCGAAGCCCGGGGCGACGCCGAGGCGATCGTGCTCATGGCGATGGACAAAGACCCGAAGCGAAGGTACCAGGGCGCCGACGCCCTCGCCGCAGACATCCGGCGGTTCCTCGCGTTCAAGACCATCCAGGCGTCGCTGCCCACGCCCTGGCGGCGAGCCGCCCTCTTCGCGCGCCGGCACAAGGTCGTCGCCGGCGCGATCGCGCTCAGCGCCGCGACGCTGCTCATCTCCTCGGCGCTCATCGCCGCCTTCGGGTACTCGAGCTGGCGCGAATCACTCCGACGCGCAGAGGCCGAACGCGTCGCGCTCGCCGAACGCGACACCGCGCTCCGGCAGACCTACGCCGCCAGTCTCGCGAGCGCGTTCCTCGCGTACCGCGCCAACGAGTTCAGCCAGGCCCGGCAGCACCTCGACCGTGCCCCGCTCTCGCACCGGGGCTGGGAGTGGGATCTGGTCAACGCCTTCGCCGACACCGGCGAGATCGTCGTCGAAGCCCACGACGATCAGGTCCTCGATATGGCGCTCGGCGCGAGCGCGCGCCGCATCGCGACCGTCTCGCGCGACGGGACAGCCGCGATCTGGGACGCCGACGGCGGCCAGCGGATCGCACGGCTCGCGCTCGATTCGATCCCACTCTCCGTCGCCATCACCGACGACGCCCGCGCCGTCTACATCGGCTGCGAAGACGGGAGCGTCCGGGAATGGAACCCCGGGGCCGATCCCCCCGCGCGAGTCATCGCCGCGCACGCCGCTGGCGTCCACCGTGTCTCGCTCGCGAACAACGGCCTTCTGGCGGCAACATCGCTCGACGGCGTCGCATCGCTCCGGCATGTCGGCGCCCCCGAGCGGTCGCGCGTCGTCCCCGGACTGCCCGGCGGCGTCGAGCACGCCGTGTTCTTCCCCGACCCGGCGCGTCTCCTCGTCGCCGGTCGCGCCGGCGACCTGCTCGTGCTGCGCACGGAATCGCTCGAGCCGGAACTCACGCTCTCCCTCGGCGCACGCATCGAAGCGATCGCGATCGCGGCGGACGGGCGCACGCTCGCCGCAGGCGGCGGCGAGGGCCACATCCGCGTATGGGACGCCGACACGGGCGAGACCCGCGCGGAAGACCCCGGCGTCTACGACATCAGCACCGTGCGCTCCCTCGCGCTCACGCCTGACGGTTCGTCCATCTTCATCGGACGCGTGAACCGGACCATGGCCGAGTGGCGGATGGCATCCAGTCAGAGCAGACGCTACATGCTCACCGGCCACGACGAAGCGGTCGCCTCGCTCGCCTACGACGCGCTGGCGCATCAGGTCGTCTCCGCGTCGTGGGACCGCACGCTGCGACTCTGGCCGCTCACCGAACTCACCGCGCCCGGCGCGATGATGAATCTGCCCAGAGCCCGCGACCACCTCCTCGCGGTCGCCTTCTCGCCAGGCGGCGACATGCTCGCCTCCAGCGGTCGCGACAACGTCATCCACGTGTTCGAGCCGCTCACCACCAGGTCGCTCGCCGCGCTCCGCGGCCACACCGACGCCGTCTACGACATCAGCTTCTCACCCGACGGGACGATCATCGCCTCGTCCTCCTTGGATGCGACGGTGCGACTCTGGAGCGCCCGCAACGCCGAGCCGCTCGCCACTCTCGAAGGCCCGGGCGGGCCGGTCTGGACCATCGCCTTCAGCCCGACCGGAGACCGCCTCTTCGCCGCCGGGAGCGCCGGCGTCGTCGCGTCGTGGGACCTGCCTTCGATGACTCCCTCCAGGTCCTTCCGGGCGCACGACGATCGGATTATCAAGCTCGTCGTCAGCCCCGACGGGGCCACGCTCGCGACGTGCGTCCGCGACGGCACGGTCGCCCTGTGGGACGCCCGGTCCGGCGCGCTGCTCCACACGCTGACGGGCCATCGCTCCGATGTCTTCGGCGCGGTCTTCTCCCGCGACGGCGCCCGGCTCTACACCGGGTCGCGCGATCAGACGGTCCGAGTCTGGGATGTCGCGACAGGCGAATCACTCCATACCCTCTCGTGCCGAGGCCACTTCATCACCTCCCTCGACATCACCCCCGACGGCGCACGCCTCGCCGCAGGGTCGTGGTACGGGGAGATCATGCTCTGGGACCTCTCCACCCACGAACGCGTGCTCTCGTTCGCATGGAGCAGTCTCGCGATCCGTGACATGTCGTTCTCGCCGCGCGACAAGTTCCTTGTCACAGCGGGCCACGCCGGCGCGCTGATGCGATTCAACGCCGCGCCCCACGCAGACCGCTACGCAGCCCACTCCCGCGCGCTCGCGGCGTGGGACGACGCCAACTCGAAGGCCGCGGACTCGGCGCTGCCCCCTCGCGCCGCGCCAGAGGAGATCGACGCGTTCATCGACCAGCGCGCGGGCTCAGAGGACGAACGCCGGTGGCTTCGCCTCGCGGTGCTCCGGCGCCTCGCGCTCGACGCCGCCCAACGATGA
- a CDS encoding right-handed parallel beta-helix repeat-containing protein → MIRPALISLTLASAAAFAGPIDPPAGPVAPTMKTLAEVEPRIAINAQNTPGDANSLYRISQPGSYYLTGNITGQPGMHGIEIGASDVTLDLNGFRLQGVPGSLDGIATGFLLFRVTIRNGTITSWGGDGIDLTEGGALMRPSLIEGIHATANSGRGISVGRYATIRDCTAANNVGDGIVAVRYAIVESSVSSDNGGAGFDLGQDSLATNCIANGNDSYGITGFAHLVVRDCVTEGNGLDGIRGPEGSNISGSASRNNGGNGIILFNGSTVRGCTAEGNTFAGIYASTRCLVIENNAMNNQAAGFRVFNIDSRVEGNNSTGNTVGYLVESAGNFIARNTASGNTSSNWSVVAGNACFVVNATNSAAINGNSGGVSPGSTNPNANYTY, encoded by the coding sequence GTGATCCGACCCGCCCTGATCTCCCTCACGCTCGCCTCTGCCGCGGCCTTCGCCGGGCCGATCGACCCGCCCGCGGGCCCGGTCGCGCCCACGATGAAAACACTCGCGGAAGTCGAGCCGCGCATCGCCATCAACGCCCAGAACACACCGGGCGACGCGAACTCGCTCTACCGCATCTCGCAGCCGGGGTCCTACTACCTCACCGGCAACATCACCGGCCAGCCCGGCATGCACGGCATCGAGATCGGCGCCAGCGATGTCACGCTCGACCTCAACGGCTTCCGGCTCCAGGGCGTCCCCGGTTCGCTCGACGGGATCGCCACCGGCTTCCTGCTTTTCCGGGTGACGATCCGGAACGGGACCATCACCTCGTGGGGCGGAGACGGCATCGATCTCACCGAGGGCGGCGCCCTCATGCGCCCTTCGCTGATCGAGGGAATCCACGCGACCGCTAACAGCGGCAGGGGCATCAGCGTCGGCCGCTACGCGACGATCCGCGACTGCACCGCAGCGAACAATGTGGGCGACGGGATCGTCGCTGTCAGGTACGCCATCGTCGAATCTTCCGTGTCCTCCGACAACGGCGGCGCGGGCTTCGACCTCGGCCAGGACTCGCTCGCCACAAACTGCATCGCGAACGGCAACGACAGCTACGGGATCACCGGTTTCGCGCACCTTGTCGTCAGGGACTGCGTGACCGAAGGCAACGGCCTCGACGGCATCCGTGGCCCCGAGGGATCCAACATCTCCGGGTCCGCGAGCCGCAACAACGGCGGGAACGGCATCATCCTCTTCAACGGGTCGACCGTTCGAGGATGCACCGCGGAAGGCAACACCTTCGCCGGGATTTACGCCTCAACCCGCTGCCTCGTGATCGAGAACAACGCGATGAACAACCAGGCCGCCGGCTTCCGGGTCTTCAACATCGACAGCCGCGTCGAGGGCAACAACTCGACGGGCAACACGGTCGGGTACCTCGTCGAATCAGCCGGCAATTTCATCGCCCGCAACACCGCGTCGGGCAACACGAGCAGCAACTGGAGCGTGGTCGCCGGCAACGCCTGCTTCGTGGTCAACGCCACGAACTCCGCCGCCATCAACGGCAACTCCGGCGGAGTCTCGCCCGGCTCCACCAACCCCAACGCCAACTACACCTACTGA
- a CDS encoding MFS transporter gives MTTIPDHEAKESWIPMITIALGQSIMSFNVASLPVAMGGMVRSFGVPPTTVATGIVMYSLAVAAFVMLGSKLVQRYGSTVVFRSVVALFGLAQVLMTLSPNSQLMLLAQLGSGLAAAVIVPALVALVANHYHGKQQATAIGALGSARAGASMLAFMVGGVLGTFIGWRPSFGILVVVSAIVFVLSFRLKPEEKRPEVGIDFVGVILAATSIILISFGFNNLNRWGLLTARPNAPFDIMGLSPAPVMIVVGIVLLQVFLAWTRKVQAAGKTPLLDLRVITSSREKAAIMCMFAVVALEAMLNFSVPLYIQIVQGSTPLQTAIAMMPFNLTIFFTAMLVVKLYRKRTPRQIGRYGFILCTIALVYLSWVVRNDLRAFPVMIGLIAFGIGQGALVTLVFNVLVTAAPKKLASDVGALRGTTQNLAAGVGTAVAGALLVGMLSTMVMVRLADNPVLTPEIQEQLNLDSINFVTDDALVVIMERTGASPEQVAEAVRVNQEARSGALRIGLLLMAGIAFLAIMPAGRLPDYKPGEIPAHPKPDGPEELKAAAAQAEEGE, from the coding sequence GTGACCACGATTCCCGACCACGAAGCGAAGGAATCATGGATCCCCATGATCACGATCGCGCTCGGGCAGTCGATCATGTCGTTCAACGTGGCGTCCCTGCCGGTGGCGATGGGCGGGATGGTCCGGAGCTTCGGCGTGCCGCCCACCACGGTGGCGACCGGGATCGTGATGTATTCGCTGGCGGTGGCCGCGTTCGTGATGCTCGGCTCGAAGCTCGTACAGCGGTACGGCTCGACGGTGGTTTTCCGATCGGTCGTGGCGCTGTTCGGACTGGCGCAGGTGCTGATGACGCTGAGCCCCAACTCTCAGCTCATGCTGCTCGCCCAGCTCGGGTCGGGTCTGGCGGCGGCGGTGATCGTCCCGGCGCTGGTCGCGCTGGTCGCGAATCACTACCACGGGAAACAGCAGGCGACCGCGATCGGGGCGCTGGGGTCTGCTCGCGCCGGCGCGAGCATGCTCGCGTTCATGGTGGGCGGCGTGCTCGGCACCTTCATCGGATGGCGCCCGTCCTTCGGGATCCTCGTCGTCGTGTCGGCGATCGTGTTCGTGCTCAGCTTCCGCCTCAAGCCCGAGGAGAAACGCCCCGAGGTCGGCATCGATTTCGTCGGGGTGATCCTCGCGGCGACCTCGATCATTCTCATCAGCTTCGGCTTCAACAACCTGAACCGCTGGGGGTTGTTGACGGCGCGACCCAACGCCCCCTTTGACATCATGGGTCTCTCGCCGGCCCCCGTCATGATCGTCGTCGGCATCGTTCTGCTGCAGGTCTTCCTCGCGTGGACGCGCAAGGTTCAGGCGGCGGGCAAGACTCCGCTGCTGGACCTGCGCGTGATCACGTCCAGCCGCGAGAAGGCGGCGATCATGTGCATGTTCGCGGTCGTCGCGCTGGAGGCGATGCTGAACTTCTCGGTCCCGCTGTACATCCAGATCGTGCAGGGGAGCACCCCACTGCAGACGGCGATCGCCATGATGCCGTTCAACCTCACGATCTTCTTTACGGCGATGCTCGTGGTGAAGCTGTACCGCAAGAGGACGCCGCGACAGATCGGCCGGTACGGGTTCATCCTCTGCACGATCGCGCTCGTGTACCTGTCGTGGGTAGTCCGGAATGACCTGAGGGCGTTCCCGGTGATGATCGGGCTCATCGCGTTCGGCATCGGGCAGGGCGCGCTGGTGACGCTCGTGTTCAACGTGCTCGTGACCGCCGCGCCGAAGAAGCTCGCGAGCGATGTCGGCGCCCTGCGAGGCACGACGCAGAACCTCGCCGCGGGCGTCGGCACCGCGGTGGCCGGCGCGCTGCTCGTCGGCATGCTCAGCACGATGGTCATGGTGCGTCTGGCCGACAACCCGGTGCTGACGCCCGAGATCCAGGAGCAGCTGAACCTCGACAGCATCAACTTCGTCACCGACGACGCGCTCGTGGTCATCATGGAACGGACCGGCGCCTCGCCGGAACAGGTCGCGGAAGCGGTCCGAGTCAATCAGGAGGCGCGTTCGGGCGCATTGCGCATCGGGCTGCTGTTGATGGCAGGGATCGCGTTTCTGGCCATCATGCCGGCCGGGCGCCTGCCCGATTACAAGCCCGGCGAGATCCCTGCGCATCCCAAGCCCGACGGCCCCGAGGAGCTCAAGGCGGCCGCGGCGCAGGCGGAGGAAGGAGAGTAA
- a CDS encoding asparaginase, whose amino-acid sequence MALPRLLILSLGGTITMVPSAKGGIAPSLGAEELVASVPALAKVADIEAHSPYRLPSPSISLENLVHVAGLIEEGFRRGFDGALVIQGTDTIEESAFLLDLLVGGDKPVVMTGAMRGAEAPGADGPANLLSAASLAVSDEARGLGTLVVLNYDIHAARFVQKSHTTLPSAFQSPLVGPLGVVAEGRPRLYARVQRMPVWPIADGAPPPLPLLKIAMGYEGRLLRALPELGYKGLVVEGMGAGHVPADVAPILGEVAAKIPVALASRSMTGPVFESTYGYPGGEIDLIERGVVPTGFLSGLKARLLLGLCLRTRSSTDAVRAAFAPYQR is encoded by the coding sequence ATGGCGCTCCCTCGTCTTCTCATCCTCTCCCTCGGCGGGACGATCACCATGGTGCCCAGCGCGAAGGGCGGCATCGCCCCGAGTCTGGGCGCAGAGGAACTCGTCGCGTCGGTCCCTGCGCTCGCGAAGGTCGCCGACATCGAGGCGCACTCGCCGTATCGCCTGCCGAGCCCCTCGATCAGTCTCGAGAACCTGGTGCATGTCGCCGGGCTGATCGAGGAGGGGTTCCGGCGCGGGTTCGACGGCGCGCTGGTTATCCAGGGCACCGACACGATCGAGGAATCCGCGTTCCTGCTCGACCTGCTCGTGGGGGGCGACAAGCCGGTGGTGATGACCGGCGCGATGCGCGGCGCCGAGGCGCCGGGCGCCGACGGGCCGGCGAACCTGCTGTCGGCGGCGAGTCTCGCGGTCTCGGACGAGGCGCGCGGGCTGGGGACGCTCGTGGTGCTCAACTACGACATCCACGCGGCGCGCTTCGTGCAGAAGTCGCACACGACGCTGCCCTCGGCGTTCCAGTCGCCGCTGGTCGGGCCGCTGGGCGTCGTGGCGGAGGGTCGACCTCGCCTGTACGCGCGCGTGCAGCGGATGCCGGTGTGGCCGATCGCCGACGGGGCGCCACCCCCGCTGCCGCTGCTGAAGATCGCGATGGGCTACGAGGGTCGGCTCCTGCGCGCGCTGCCCGAGCTGGGGTACAAGGGACTGGTCGTCGAGGGCATGGGCGCCGGGCATGTGCCGGCGGATGTCGCGCCGATCCTCGGCGAGGTCGCCGCGAAAATCCCCGTCGCGCTCGCGTCGCGCTCCATGACCGGTCCGGTGTTCGAGAGCACCTACGGGTACCCGGGCGGAGAGATCGACCTGATCGAGCGCGGCGTCGTGCCGACGGGGTTCCTGTCGGGCCTGAAGGCGCGCCTGCTACTCGGGCTGTGCCTGCGCACGCGCTCGAGCACCGACGCGGTGCGCGCCGCCTTCGCCCCCTACCAGCGTTGA
- a CDS encoding sigma-70 family RNA polymerase sigma factor → MSTPDPNVTQLLRAVSKGDDRDRERLMAAVYDDLHRLAASHLRGERANHTLQPTALVHEAYLRLINQRLTDWNDRLHFFSIASTIIRRILIDHARERRALKRGGVAGRVSIDTHEPAAPEQDLDLLALDEALRDLAQLDERQSRIVELRFFGGCTIEEIAELLGVGKRTVDRDWMAAKAWLYCRLRDSETEPGDDR, encoded by the coding sequence ATGAGCACCCCAGACCCCAACGTGACCCAGCTCCTCCGCGCGGTCTCCAAAGGGGACGATCGCGACCGCGAGCGCCTGATGGCCGCCGTCTACGACGACCTCCACCGCCTCGCCGCCAGCCACCTGCGGGGCGAGCGCGCCAACCACACGCTCCAGCCGACCGCGCTCGTCCACGAGGCCTATCTCCGGCTCATCAACCAGCGTCTCACCGACTGGAACGACCGGCTCCACTTCTTCTCGATCGCGTCCACCATCATCCGGCGCATCCTGATCGACCACGCGCGCGAACGGCGCGCACTGAAACGCGGCGGGGTCGCCGGGCGCGTCTCCATCGACACGCACGAGCCCGCCGCCCCCGAACAGGACCTCGACCTCCTCGCCCTCGACGAGGCGCTGCGCGATCTCGCCCAGCTCGACGAACGACAATCACGCATCGTGGAGCTCCGCTTCTTCGGCGGCTGCACCATCGAGGAGATCGCCGAGCTGCTCGGCGTCGGCAAACGCACCGTGGACCGCGACTGGATGGCCGCGAAGGCGTGGCTCTACTGCCGGCTGCGCGACTCCGAGACGGAACCCGGCGATGATCGATGA
- a CDS encoding NERD domain-containing protein: MILKPFDLTPPPAGDLRRVAGHAAESQMAFYLQRDFAKDPHLFVLNNLRIVDPDQPEFDGAPGVCQVDHLVMHRWGVFIVESKSVTDEVSIRDDGHGGDEWTRRFRGREQGFESPIQQARRQGEFLRTLLDRHRESLRSRAPVGLRQVSKVLRGSEHGGYKNMPIQVIVAISASGKIRRVNRWCEATEPFCDFVVKADNVCENIRAEFRRHKSASNPLKTPVDQYGVWGMSGEDLQRTADFLVARHTAPVEPRVVPATPSAPLSTPTPAPQSLPPLGPPSCKACASPDLDAMSGRYGYYWKCRACGVNTGMPRICSVCGAAHSRAAPVNIAKERDAYFRKCSACGIDEKIWTQPLR, encoded by the coding sequence ATGATCCTCAAACCCTTCGACCTCACCCCGCCACCCGCCGGTGATCTGCGCCGGGTGGCCGGTCACGCCGCCGAGAGCCAGATGGCGTTCTACCTCCAACGCGACTTCGCCAAGGACCCGCACCTCTTCGTCCTCAACAACCTCCGCATCGTCGACCCCGACCAGCCCGAGTTCGACGGCGCCCCAGGCGTCTGCCAGGTCGATCACCTCGTCATGCACCGCTGGGGCGTCTTCATCGTCGAGAGCAAGTCCGTCACCGACGAGGTCTCCATCCGCGACGACGGCCACGGCGGCGACGAGTGGACCCGCCGCTTCCGCGGCCGCGAGCAGGGCTTCGAGTCGCCCATCCAGCAGGCGCGCCGGCAGGGGGAGTTCCTCCGAACGCTGCTCGACCGCCACCGCGAATCACTTCGCAGCCGCGCTCCCGTTGGGCTGCGTCAGGTGTCGAAGGTGCTCCGCGGAAGCGAGCACGGCGGCTACAAGAACATGCCCATCCAGGTCATCGTCGCCATCTCCGCAAGCGGCAAGATCCGGCGTGTGAACCGTTGGTGTGAAGCGACCGAACCATTCTGCGACTTTGTGGTGAAAGCCGACAATGTCTGCGAGAACATCCGAGCGGAGTTCAGGCGTCATAAATCGGCCTCAAACCCTCTGAAAACACCCGTCGATCAGTACGGCGTCTGGGGGATGTCGGGCGAAGACCTCCAGCGGACCGCCGACTTCCTCGTCGCGCGGCACACAGCCCCGGTTGAGCCACGGGTCGTGCCCGCCACGCCGTCTGCGCCCCTCAGCACGCCGACCCCTGCGCCGCAGTCGCTCCCGCCCCTCGGGCCCCCCAGCTGCAAGGCCTGCGCCAGCCCCGACCTCGACGCCATGTCCGGCAGGTACGGCTACTACTGGAAGTGCCGCGCGTGCGGCGTCAACACCGGCATGCCCCGCATATGTTCGGTCTGCGGCGCCGCCCATAGCAGAGCCGCGCCCGTCAACATTGCGAAAGAGCGCGACGCGTATTTCCGCAAGTGTTCTGCCTGTGGCATCGACGAGAAGATATGGACTCAACCTTTACGGTGA
- the glsA gene encoding glutaminase A produces MFISKVPIDDAVANAAVSTGHLPGADAVRRLVGEAYELFKGVDEGTVADYIPALARTKRDLFGVCVVGVNGAVHGAGDIDHLFSIQSVSKPFVFALVCDAIGADEAHRKLGVNGTGLPFNSVMAVELNDDRTMNPMVNAGAIAATSLAPGSTAAEKWEFVRAGLSRFAGRRLELDEDVYESEAATNLRNRGIAKLLEGYGRMYFDAIEATDVYTKQCSLNVSARDLAVMGATLADGGVNPITKERVIDAAHCKRVLAVMATAGLYELSGDWLYEVGLPGKSGVSGGIFTVAPGKGALGTFAPLLDEAGNSVKGQRVAKFLSERLGLNLFASRPFE; encoded by the coding sequence ATGTTCATCTCGAAGGTCCCCATCGACGACGCGGTTGCCAACGCGGCGGTGTCGACGGGTCATCTCCCCGGCGCCGACGCGGTTCGACGCCTCGTGGGCGAGGCGTACGAACTGTTCAAGGGTGTAGACGAAGGAACAGTGGCGGATTACATCCCGGCGCTGGCCAGGACGAAGCGCGACCTGTTCGGCGTCTGCGTCGTAGGCGTGAACGGCGCGGTGCACGGGGCGGGCGACATCGACCACCTGTTCTCGATCCAGAGCGTGTCGAAGCCCTTCGTGTTCGCGCTGGTGTGCGACGCGATCGGCGCGGACGAGGCGCACCGGAAGCTGGGCGTCAACGGGACGGGCCTGCCGTTCAACTCGGTGATGGCTGTGGAGCTGAACGACGATCGCACGATGAACCCGATGGTGAACGCCGGGGCGATCGCCGCCACGAGTCTCGCCCCCGGCTCGACCGCGGCGGAGAAATGGGAGTTCGTGCGCGCCGGGCTCTCGCGGTTCGCGGGGAGGCGGCTCGAGCTGGACGAGGACGTGTACGAGTCTGAGGCGGCGACGAATCTTCGCAACCGGGGCATCGCGAAGCTGCTCGAGGGCTACGGGCGCATGTACTTCGACGCGATCGAGGCGACCGACGTGTACACGAAGCAGTGCTCGCTCAATGTCTCGGCCAGGGATCTGGCGGTGATGGGCGCCACCCTCGCCGACGGAGGCGTCAACCCGATCACGAAGGAGCGCGTGATCGATGCGGCCCACTGCAAGCGCGTCCTGGCGGTGATGGCGACCGCCGGTTTGTACGAGCTATCGGGGGACTGGCTGTACGAGGTCGGCCTTCCCGGCAAGAGCGGCGTGAGCGGCGGGATCTTCACCGTCGCGCCGGGCAAGGGCGCTCTGGGGACCTTCGCCCCACTGCTCGACGAGGCGGGCAACAGCGTGAAGGGCCAGCGCGTCGCGAAGTTCCTCTCGGAGCGGCTCGGGCTGAACCTCTTCGCGTCGCGCCCGTTCGAGTAA